A portion of the Oligoflexus sp. genome contains these proteins:
- a CDS encoding ABA4-like family protein, whose product MEPAAVFQIANTAVLPFWLMLGLIPRHRLTTVLVRSGAVSCVIAALYIISMLQGAGMSPEGFGTLEGIRAIFQNDWYLLAAWLHYLAFDLYVGGTIAGHYVQHGGSRLVLALELFFTLMLGPVGLLLHKVRLLVFKRPR is encoded by the coding sequence GTGGAACCAGCTGCCGTTTTTCAAATCGCCAATACTGCCGTTCTTCCGTTCTGGTTGATGCTGGGACTTATCCCGCGGCACCGTCTGACCACCGTTCTCGTTCGCAGCGGGGCGGTGAGTTGCGTGATCGCGGCTTTGTATATCATCAGCATGCTGCAGGGCGCGGGGATGAGCCCGGAAGGCTTTGGGACCCTGGAAGGGATACGGGCGATTTTTCAGAACGACTGGTACCTCCTTGCGGCCTGGCTTCATTATCTGGCCTTCGACCTTTACGTCGGGGGCACGATTGCTGGCCATTACGTGCAGCATGGAGGGTCGCGGCTGGTCCTGGCTTTGGAACTTTTCTTCACTCTGATGCTCGGGCCGGTGGGGCTCCTCCTTCACAAGGTCCGGCTCCTCGTCTTCAAACGGCCTCGCTGA
- a CDS encoding lytic polysaccharide monooxygenase auxiliary activity family 9 protein has protein sequence MRSGRLNVSLKIMLGGAFMLAAAKAAAHGWITSPASRQEHCARGTTAFDCGPLQYEPQSVEAPKGALSCSGGSMYSVLDGTGPWPVTQVGSSATFVWKLTAPHRTQSWEYFLNGTRLAFVDGAQAMPGREVAHTLHNLPSGRHTLLARWNIGDTPMAFYSCVDIMVAD, from the coding sequence TCTCTCAAGATCATGCTGGGAGGGGCTTTTATGCTGGCAGCAGCCAAGGCCGCGGCCCATGGGTGGATTACTTCACCCGCGAGTCGACAGGAGCATTGCGCACGCGGAACCACCGCTTTCGACTGTGGTCCCCTGCAGTATGAGCCGCAAAGCGTGGAGGCTCCGAAAGGCGCTTTGAGCTGCAGCGGTGGGAGTATGTATAGCGTTCTTGATGGAACGGGGCCGTGGCCCGTAACGCAGGTGGGATCGAGTGCGACCTTTGTTTGGAAACTCACGGCTCCCCATCGCACGCAAAGCTGGGAGTATTTTTTGAACGGCACCCGCCTGGCCTTTGTGGATGGTGCGCAGGCGATGCCAGGCCGCGAGGTCGCGCATACCCTTCATAATTTACCCAGTGGCCGGCATACGCTCCTGGCCCGCTGGAACATAGGGGATACGCCGATGGCTTTTTATAGTTGCGTCGATATCATGGTCGCTGATTGA